In Flavobacterium sp. N3904, one DNA window encodes the following:
- a CDS encoding metallophosphoesterase has protein sequence MILFFKKSFIKESAIKYNFIFLVLLFQSCATHNPQYGKNIEDQTIQSDTDSSKIAHTFFLVGDAGNTVDKKSQETLTLLENRLEKATKKSTLLFLGDNIYPKGLPSKDSPTERAEATTKLNNQLQLSKNFKGKTIFIPGNNDWYSGIVGLEEQAKLVTTYLNDKKAFLPQKSCGLEELKIDKNITLITIDSQWFLEDWDKYPTINDNCTIKTRENFFEELESLLNKNQDKTILLALHHPLLSNGSHGGQFSVEKQLFPLEQKIPLPGIGSVINFVRKTSGIDPQDIQNKVYNNFTKRVKTLLQNQRNVIVVSGHDHSLQYLTKNNIRQIISGSGSKSEAAKAVNPTDFSYGGNGYALLTLYKNGKTEVRFYGNENHKEKLLFEQTIIKVRDTIAPKNLPTQFANTTTTSIYTTEMTKKSIFHKFLFGLHYRKYYSLPITAKTATLDTLFGGVKSTREERDHQSKSLRLVDGNGKEYIMHPLKKSTSRFLQSVVFKDQFVLNQFNDTYAEDFLFDFYTTSHPYTPLAVGNMAAKIGVSHTNPILYYIPKQPSLKGFNYNFGNELYLVEEHLANNQKNTKSLGRPLDILSTEDVMKNLHKDEKYTIDEPEYIKARLFDMLIGDWDRNTEQWRWGEYQENGKIVYEPIPRDRDQAFTKYDGALLSLLMNMPALRHQQTFKEDIRNVKWLNREAYPQDIALLKTANEKEWITQAKYIQEHLSDADIDAAFTHLPKEVQDATIEDIKRKLKVRKTKLQNYAKEYYRVLQKTVLIVGTDKKDKFKVTHTSKNCTEISVYRIKKEGDELLYTKNFTADKTKNIWIYGLDDDDVFEVKGNYKSDIKIRLIGGQNNDLYTVENGDQIKIYDFKSKPNSYTLDSKTKTVLTDEYDPNFYNYEKVKYNAFAGYPFGGYNPDDGVKLGFIANYTVNKFKQNPFTQRHTLIFNYFFATDGYELTYNGLFPKALGNWDLGLQLQSTSPNFTINYFGYGNETVNDEKNYGMDYNRVRLRTQKVAPSIKKVGRYGSEINFSANFERIKVEETVDRYINIPGVVNPNVFDFQQYAGATLKYSFENYDVPSLPTMGFGFSVAGSWKMNIDETKTNFPTLDAKINFNHKIDAKGLIVFATILKSKVLFNNNYEFYQGATLGGDYDLRGYRNQRFLGNASYYQSTDIRWNIGKIKKSIIPMSYGILGGYDYGRVWLSGENSKKWHQSVGGGVWLNGLNVITARVTYFKSFDDPARITVGLGYGF, from the coding sequence ATGATATTATTTTTTAAAAAAAGTTTCATAAAGGAGAGTGCCATAAAATACAATTTCATTTTTTTAGTGCTGCTTTTTCAATCTTGTGCCACACATAATCCCCAATATGGCAAAAATATTGAAGATCAAACGATTCAAAGTGATACTGATTCCTCTAAAATTGCCCATACCTTTTTCCTGGTAGGAGATGCTGGAAATACAGTAGATAAAAAATCACAGGAAACGCTTACGCTCCTGGAAAACAGGCTGGAAAAAGCAACTAAAAAAAGTACACTGCTGTTTCTTGGTGACAACATTTATCCAAAAGGTTTACCAAGTAAAGATTCGCCAACAGAACGGGCTGAAGCCACAACAAAACTCAATAATCAGCTGCAATTATCAAAAAATTTCAAAGGAAAAACCATTTTCATCCCAGGCAACAACGATTGGTACAGCGGTATTGTTGGTTTGGAAGAACAGGCAAAATTGGTAACCACTTATCTCAATGACAAAAAAGCATTTTTGCCCCAAAAAAGCTGTGGTCTGGAAGAATTAAAAATTGACAAAAACATAACGCTAATAACTATAGACAGCCAATGGTTTTTGGAAGACTGGGATAAATATCCAACGATCAATGACAACTGCACTATCAAAACCCGTGAAAATTTCTTTGAAGAATTGGAAAGCCTATTGAATAAAAATCAAGATAAAACAATTTTGCTTGCACTGCACCATCCGCTGCTGAGTAACGGAAGCCATGGTGGACAATTTTCTGTAGAAAAGCAACTTTTCCCGTTGGAACAAAAAATTCCGCTTCCAGGTATAGGTTCAGTTATCAATTTTGTTCGGAAAACATCGGGTATTGATCCGCAAGATATACAAAACAAGGTATACAACAATTTTACAAAACGAGTAAAAACGCTCCTGCAAAACCAAAGGAACGTCATTGTAGTTTCCGGTCACGATCATAGTTTACAATACCTAACCAAAAACAATATCAGACAAATCATTAGCGGTTCGGGCTCAAAATCTGAGGCAGCAAAGGCTGTCAATCCAACTGATTTTTCTTATGGCGGCAATGGATACGCCCTATTGACACTTTATAAAAACGGAAAAACCGAAGTACGTTTTTACGGCAATGAAAACCATAAAGAGAAATTACTTTTTGAACAAACTATTATAAAAGTTAGGGACACCATAGCTCCAAAAAATTTACCAACACAATTTGCCAACACAACTACAACGTCTATTTATACTACCGAAATGACGAAAAAAAGTATTTTTCATAAATTCCTTTTTGGGTTGCATTACAGAAAATATTATAGTTTGCCCATTACAGCCAAAACTGCCACTTTGGACACCCTTTTTGGCGGAGTCAAATCTACAAGAGAAGAACGAGACCATCAATCAAAATCATTACGACTGGTTGATGGAAATGGAAAAGAATATATAATGCATCCCTTAAAAAAAAGCACTTCCCGTTTTCTGCAATCCGTTGTATTTAAAGACCAATTTGTTTTAAATCAGTTTAATGATACCTATGCCGAAGATTTTTTGTTTGATTTTTATACTACCTCCCACCCCTACACGCCTCTTGCCGTTGGAAATATGGCTGCTAAAATTGGCGTATCCCACACCAATCCAATTTTATATTATATTCCAAAACAGCCCTCCTTAAAAGGGTTTAATTATAATTTTGGAAATGAATTGTATCTGGTGGAAGAGCATTTAGCAAACAATCAAAAAAACACCAAAAGTCTTGGAAGACCATTAGACATTCTCAGTACTGAAGATGTAATGAAAAATTTGCACAAAGATGAAAAATATACCATCGATGAACCCGAATATATCAAAGCCCGATTATTTGATATGCTCATTGGAGACTGGGACAGAAATACCGAACAATGGCGTTGGGGAGAATATCAAGAAAACGGAAAAATAGTTTACGAACCCATACCTAGAGACAGGGATCAGGCCTTTACCAAATATGATGGCGCACTGCTGTCGCTATTAATGAATATGCCTGCACTAAGGCATCAGCAAACTTTTAAAGAGGACATCCGCAACGTAAAATGGCTGAACCGCGAAGCGTATCCGCAAGATATCGCATTACTAAAAACGGCCAATGAAAAAGAATGGATCACCCAAGCCAAATACATTCAGGAGCACCTTAGCGATGCCGACATTGATGCCGCTTTTACTCATTTGCCCAAAGAAGTTCAGGACGCAACGATTGAAGATATCAAACGTAAGCTCAAAGTACGAAAAACCAAACTACAAAACTATGCCAAAGAATATTACAGGGTATTGCAAAAAACGGTTTTGATTGTCGGAACCGACAAAAAAGACAAATTTAAGGTTACACATACCTCAAAAAACTGTACCGAAATAAGCGTTTATCGAATTAAAAAAGAAGGTGATGAATTGCTTTATACCAAAAATTTTACTGCAGACAAAACCAAAAACATTTGGATTTACGGTCTCGATGACGATGACGTATTTGAAGTAAAAGGAAATTATAAATCGGATATAAAAATTCGTTTGATAGGAGGACAAAATAATGACCTTTATACGGTTGAAAACGGGGATCAGATAAAAATATATGATTTTAAATCAAAACCGAACAGCTATACTTTGGATTCAAAAACCAAAACCGTTTTGACAGATGAGTACGATCCTAATTTTTACAATTATGAAAAAGTAAAATACAATGCTTTTGCAGGATATCCTTTTGGGGGTTACAATCCGGATGACGGTGTCAAATTGGGCTTCATTGCCAATTATACCGTCAACAAATTCAAACAAAATCCGTTTACACAGCGTCATACCCTAATCTTCAATTATTTCTTTGCAACCGATGGATATGAATTGACGTACAACGGTCTTTTTCCAAAGGCTTTGGGCAACTGGGACCTTGGCTTACAGCTGCAATCTACGAGCCCCAATTTTACGATAAACTATTTTGGTTATGGAAACGAGACCGTAAATGATGAAAAAAATTATGGTATGGATTACAATCGGGTTCGACTACGAACGCAAAAAGTTGCTCCATCCATCAAAAAAGTGGGACGATATGGAAGTGAAATAAATTTTTCTGCCAATTTTGAAAGAATTAAAGTCGAAGAAACTGTCGACCGCTACATCAATATTCCCGGTGTGGTAAATCCAAATGTTTTTGACTTCCAGCAATATGCCGGAGCCACTTTAAAATACAGTTTTGAGAATTATGATGTTCCGTCACTTCCTACTATGGGTTTTGGATTTTCAGTGGCCGGAAGTTGGAAAATGAACATCGATGAAACGAAAACTAATTTCCCAACATTGGACGCGAAAATTAATTTCAATCATAAAATCGATGCTAAAGGGCTGATTGTCTTTGCCACCATTTTAAAATCAAAAGTATTATTTAATAATAATTATGAGTTTTATCAAGGTGCGACACTTGGCGGCGATTATGATTTGAGAGGTTACCGAAACCAAAGATTTTTGGGGAATGCCTCCTATTATCAAAGTACCGATATACGATGGAATATTGGGAAAATCAAAAAAAGTATCATACCCATGTCGTATGGAATCCTGGGAGGCTATGATTACGGAAGAGTGTGGCTAAGTGGAGAAAACTCCAAAAAGTGGCATCAGTCGGTTGGTGGCGGAGTATGGCTGAATGGCCTCAATGTAATTACGGCCCGGGTCACTTACTTTAAAAGCTTTGATGATCCGGCCCGAATTACTGTTGGTTTGGGATATGGCTTTTAG